TGCCCCGCCTGGAGCCCTGAAAAGGAGGCCGGCGGTTATGGATGTCTGTCTCGGTCCGGGCATCGGCACCGCCAACATCAAGATGATCCCGGCCGGCCCTACTGCACGGGATGCGTGCGTCACTGAACTGGTTCCGGAACGTCGTCGGCAGGGACCTCAGGGAGAGGTTCGACGCCACGGAGGAAAACACCGGCAGATAATACAGAGGCGGCCATGGAGCCCGCCTCTGTATTTTTTCCAGTCACTCATCCCCGTCAGGGATGTTCTCCAGGTCCTCCTCCCACGGAGCGGAACTCCCGTCGCTCGGGGCCCGATAATCGCCCCGGGGGGAAAGGGCCCCTCCCGAACCGACCTTGGGACCGTCGGGAACACAGGAGCGCTTGTACTGGCTCATTTTGAAAAACCGGCGGAGAAAGACGGAAAGCCAGTGCTTTATTTCGGCAAGGGTATACTCCGTCCGCCGCCCGGGGAGGATATCGGGCCACACGCCGGCCGCGGCGTCCCGCCAGGCGGTTTGGGCCAGAAAGGCCACTTTGGACGGGAGATAGCCGTACCTCAGGATGTAGAAGAGGTTGAAGTCCTGCAGTTCGTAGGGGCCGATAACGGCCTGGGTACTCTGGGAGGGGCCGTCCTGCTCCGGTCCCGGGACGAGTTCCGGGCTGATCTCCGTTCCGAGGACGGCTTCCAGCACCGGAGACACCTCTTTGCCCAGAATTTCGCTTGAGGCGACCCACCGGACGAGATACTGGATGAGAGTCTTGGGGAGGCCGGCATTCACGTTGTAGTGGGACATGTGGTCCCCCACGCCGTAGGTGCACCATCCGAGGGCTAGTTCGCTGAGGTCGCCTGTTCCCACCACCATCGCGTTCCGGGCGTTGGCGATCCGGAAGAGGATCGATGTTCTCTGTCCCGCCTGGACATTCTCGAAGGCCACGTCATAGGCCGGTTTCCCTTCCGCGAAGGGGTGCCCCATGTCCTTCAGCATCTGCATGCACCCCGGGCGGATGTCGATTTCCCCCGCCTCCACCCCCAGGGATTCCATGAGTTTCCGCGCGCTGGCGGCGGTTTTTTCCGAGGTGGCGAAACCGGGGAGGGAATAGGCCTTGATGTTCGTCCTCGGCAGACCCAGAAGGTCCATGGTCCTGGCGCAGACGATCAGGGCCTGGGTGGAGTCGAGCCCTCCCGACACCCCAAGGACCAGGTTCCGTATCCCCGTCGATTCCATCCGGGTGGCGAGCCCCTGGACCTGGATGCTGTAAATCTCCCGGCACCGGCGCTCCCGGAGGGATGAATCGGAGGGAACGTAGGGAAACCGGGGCACGGCCCGGACCAGGGGGATCCTGCCCGACGGCGCGCCGAGGGGAAAGGGGATCCTGCGGAAGGAAGGGCGCTCGGTTCTTCCCCCGGAGTCGGTGAAGGTGGTGATGGTCATCCGGTCGCCGGCAAGACGGCCAAGGTCGATATCGGCCACGGTCACGGCCGGTTTCCGGGAAAACCGCTCCGATTCCGCCAATATCTCCCCGTTCTCCGCTACCAGGGCATGACCGTCCCAGGCGAGGTCGGTGGTGGACTCCCCCGGTCCCGCCCCGGTGTAAACGTAGGCGGCGATGCACCGGGCCGACTGGTTGGCTACGAGAGTCCGCCGGTAGTCAGCCTTTCCCGTGGTGACGTTCGATGCGGACAGGTTGGCCACCACCGTGGCCCCGGAGAGGGCAGCGTAGCAGGACGGCGGCACGGGAGTCCAGAGGTCCTCGCAGATTTCGCAGAAAAGCCTGAAACCGGGGATCCCCTCCGCCTCGAAGATGAGGTCGGCCCCCACCGGGATGTCCTTCTGCCCCAGGAGGTCCAGGGTGTCCGACGGAAGGGCGGAAGCAGGCTTGAAATGCCTCAGCTCGTAGAACTCCCGATAGTTGGGAAGAAAACTCTTGACGGCAACGCCGAGGATGCGGCCCCGGAACAGGACGGCAGCGCAGTTGAAGAGGCCGTCCCCGATCCTGAGCGGCACGCCTGCGGCAATGACCATGTCCATGGAGGCCGAAGCCCCGAGGACCGTTTCGAGCCCCTTGAGAGCTGACTGCCGCAGGGCGTCCTGAAAGAAGAGATCCCCGCAGGAGTAGGCGGAGATTCCAAGCTCCGGGAAGACGGCGAGCACCGCCCTGCGGTCGTAGGCCTCCCGGAGCAGCTCGATGGTCTTCTCCGCGTTGCGGGAAGGGTCCGCGGCCCGGACGGCGGGGACACAGGCCGCCGCCCGAATGAAGTCATGGCTGTACAGGTTGAAAAAATCGCTGTTCACTCTCAATGCCTCCCTCAACTGTCCTTTCACCGTTTTCCGACATTCCAACAATACACCAAACGGGGACTTTTGGCATTCTTTTCCCCTCAATCCCGCCGGGAACGGGGAGCATCCCCGCACCGGGATTGACGGAGAACCTCGGGGAGGAGGTATAATAAATTGTAACCTTATCAGAATAACCTGCGCTTGTTTTAGGGACCGTCGCCTCTCCCCCCC
The sequence above is drawn from the Aminivibrio sp. genome and encodes:
- a CDS encoding NAD(+) synthase → MNSDFFNLYSHDFIRAAACVPAVRAADPSRNAEKTIELLREAYDRRAVLAVFPELGISAYSCGDLFFQDALRQSALKGLETVLGASASMDMVIAAGVPLRIGDGLFNCAAVLFRGRILGVAVKSFLPNYREFYELRHFKPASALPSDTLDLLGQKDIPVGADLIFEAEGIPGFRLFCEICEDLWTPVPPSCYAALSGATVVANLSASNVTTGKADYRRTLVANQSARCIAAYVYTGAGPGESTTDLAWDGHALVAENGEILAESERFSRKPAVTVADIDLGRLAGDRMTITTFTDSGGRTERPSFRRIPFPLGAPSGRIPLVRAVPRFPYVPSDSSLRERRCREIYSIQVQGLATRMESTGIRNLVLGVSGGLDSTQALIVCARTMDLLGLPRTNIKAYSLPGFATSEKTAASARKLMESLGVEAGEIDIRPGCMQMLKDMGHPFAEGKPAYDVAFENVQAGQRTSILFRIANARNAMVVGTGDLSELALGWCTYGVGDHMSHYNVNAGLPKTLIQYLVRWVASSEILGKEVSPVLEAVLGTEISPELVPGPEQDGPSQSTQAVIGPYELQDFNLFYILRYGYLPSKVAFLAQTAWRDAAAGVWPDILPGRRTEYTLAEIKHWLSVFLRRFFKMSQYKRSCVPDGPKVGSGGALSPRGDYRAPSDGSSAPWEEDLENIPDGDE